In a single window of the Actinomycetota bacterium genome:
- a CDS encoding DUF3501 family protein: MTDATKGSRRLQVGDIADLREYEREREATRARVMALKERRRVHLGPIMTLTFENRETVRYQVQEMARAEKLISDAEIQGELDAYNPMIPEPGQLCATLFLELTTDDQLREWLPKLVGIERSLQFRLPDSQAVRSASEEQHARQLTREHVTAAVHYVQFDFTPAQVTAMATGEVVFESVHPEYPWSTRLGAETLEELRGDLGAA, from the coding sequence ATGACCGATGCGACGAAGGGGTCACGCCGGCTGCAGGTCGGCGACATCGCCGATCTGCGCGAGTACGAACGAGAGCGCGAGGCGACGCGGGCGCGGGTGATGGCGCTGAAGGAGCGCCGCCGCGTGCACCTCGGTCCGATCATGACGCTGACGTTCGAGAACCGCGAGACGGTGCGGTACCAGGTGCAGGAGATGGCCCGGGCGGAGAAGCTGATCTCCGACGCCGAGATCCAAGGCGAGCTCGACGCCTACAACCCGATGATCCCCGAGCCCGGCCAGCTCTGCGCCACCTTGTTCCTGGAGCTGACCACCGACGACCAGCTGCGCGAGTGGCTGCCCAAGCTCGTCGGCATCGAGCGCTCGCTGCAGTTCCGCCTGCCCGACTCCCAGGCGGTGCGCTCGGCTAGCGAAGAACAGCACGCCCGCCAGCTCACCCGTGAACACGTCACCGCGGCCGTGCACTACGTGCAGTTCGACTTCACCCCCGCGCAGGTCACGGCGATGGCGACGGGCGAGGTGGTCTTCGAGTCGGTTCACCCCGAGTATCCGTGGTCGACCCGGCTCGGCGCCGAGACCCTGGAAGAGCTGCGCGGCGACCTCGGGGCGGCCTGA
- a CDS encoding DEDD exonuclease domain-containing protein, translated as MGRGTQTGRAAAGQRSLDELGTPLHEVVFCVIDLETTGGSPGADRITEIGAVKVRGGECLGTFQTLVNPGCAIPPSITVLTGITEAMVLPAPRVEQVLPSLLEFAAGTVIVGHNVRFDVGFVNAALERGGRGRLTHSVVDTVALARRLVRDEVPDCRLGTLASRFRLDHRPSHRALDDALATADLLHLLLERAAAYGVLGLDDLLLLPQLAGHPYVAKLRQTNLLPRSPGVYLFHGAGDEVLYVGKATNLRQRVRSYFSTNETRRKVGALLREAQRVSHVETPDPLTAAVLEQRYLHQLLPRYNRAGTTWQRYCYVRLTTEEAWPRIVVVKDPARSGVHLGPLPSRAMATLVVEALQSAIPLRRCGKRIGPRHVVASDATPCAPAQLGVAMCPCAGQADPALYAEAVGAAERAMTTAPHLVLDHLYRRMTELAAAQRFEEAAAVRDRASAFAGAVRRQRLTDQLRHAGRMVLRLGDVEIELDHGRLLDARVPGALTAALPLPPDEAVLPGVPLPRKAVDELLCIGRALDADADRLQILECSGTWASAHPAVPHVERLTLPRRGRLAA; from the coding sequence ATGGGACGGGGAACGCAAACAGGGCGCGCCGCAGCCGGGCAGCGCAGCCTCGACGAACTGGGCACGCCGCTGCACGAGGTGGTGTTCTGCGTGATCGACCTCGAGACCACCGGGGGCTCCCCCGGAGCCGACCGGATCACCGAGATCGGCGCCGTGAAGGTGCGCGGCGGAGAGTGCCTCGGCACCTTCCAGACGCTCGTCAACCCGGGGTGCGCGATCCCCCCGTCGATCACCGTGCTGACCGGCATCACCGAGGCCATGGTGCTGCCCGCACCCCGCGTCGAACAGGTGCTGCCGTCGCTGCTCGAGTTCGCGGCAGGCACGGTGATCGTCGGGCACAACGTGCGCTTCGACGTCGGGTTCGTGAACGCTGCGCTCGAACGCGGCGGCCGCGGACGCCTGACGCACAGCGTCGTCGACACGGTCGCCCTTGCCAGACGCCTCGTGCGCGACGAGGTGCCCGACTGCAGGCTCGGCACCCTCGCCTCCCGCTTCCGTCTCGACCACCGCCCCAGCCACCGCGCCCTCGACGACGCCCTCGCCACCGCCGACCTGTTGCACCTGCTGCTCGAGCGCGCCGCCGCGTACGGGGTGCTCGGCCTCGACGACCTGCTCTTGCTGCCCCAGCTCGCCGGGCACCCCTACGTCGCGAAGCTCCGCCAGACCAACCTGCTTCCTCGCTCCCCTGGCGTGTACCTGTTCCACGGCGCCGGCGACGAGGTGCTCTACGTCGGCAAGGCCACCAACCTGCGCCAGCGGGTGCGCAGCTACTTCAGCACCAACGAGACCAGGCGCAAGGTAGGTGCGCTGTTGCGTGAGGCGCAGCGGGTCAGCCACGTGGAGACGCCCGACCCGCTCACCGCCGCCGTGCTGGAGCAGCGCTACCTCCACCAGCTGCTGCCGCGCTACAACCGCGCGGGCACCACGTGGCAGCGCTACTGCTACGTCAGGCTCACCACCGAAGAGGCATGGCCGCGCATCGTGGTGGTCAAGGACCCGGCGCGCAGCGGCGTGCACCTCGGCCCGCTACCCAGCCGCGCGATGGCCACGCTCGTCGTCGAGGCGCTGCAGTCCGCGATCCCGCTGCGCCGCTGCGGCAAGCGCATCGGGCCCCGCCACGTAGTCGCCTCCGACGCCACCCCGTGCGCGCCGGCGCAGCTCGGCGTGGCGATGTGCCCGTGTGCCGGTCAGGCCGATCCGGCCTTGTACGCCGAAGCGGTCGGCGCGGCGGAGCGGGCGATGACCACCGCGCCGCACCTGGTGCTCGACCACCTGTACCGGCGGATGACCGAGCTCGCCGCCGCCCAGCGGTTCGAGGAGGCCGCCGCGGTGCGTGACCGGGCCAGCGCGTTCGCGGGTGCAGTGCGCCGCCAGAGGCTCACCGACCAGCTGCGCCACGCCGGGCGGATGGTGCTGCGCCTCGGCGACGTCGAGATCGAGCTCGACCACGGCCGCCTGCTCGACGCCCGCGTGCCGGGCGCTCTGACGGCCGCCCTTCCACTGCCGCCCGACGAAGCAGTGCTCCCCGGGGTCCCGCTGCCGAGAAAGGCGGTCGACGAGCTGCTCTGCATCGGGCGCGCGCTCGACGCCGACGCCGACCGGCTGCAGATCCTCGAGTGCTCGGGCACCTGGGCGTCGGCCCACCCGGCGGTGCCTCACGTCGAGCGCCTCACCCTGCCCCGGCGCGGCCGACTCGCGGCCTGA
- the trpD gene encoding anthranilate phosphoribosyltransferase has translation MTTSTHPRLDEIGGWPSLIAAVLDHYDLPSVHARAAMSTILDGDATPAQLIAFVVALRAKGETPEEISGMLDAVLAAATLVPLADDLRDRAVDIVGTGGDRSHSVNVSTMSAIVVAAAGVPVCKHGARAASSKCGAADVLEALGVAIELAPDGVLRCIEEAGIGFCLAPRYHPAFRFAAGARKEVGIATVFNLLGPMANPGRVRRHLIGVADPGMAERMLASLRIHGAVRAWVVHGDGLDELSTTGPSTVLALDDDHVTTFTVDPVGLGLAPAIPEELEGGLPSENAEFVRRVMAGDHGAHRNIVLLNAGAALVVGAAVDSIEAGIELAAQTIDSGKAADTLDRLVEVSQAAAAAEAAATTTA, from the coding sequence ATGACCACCAGCACCCACCCGCGCCTGGACGAGATCGGGGGCTGGCCGAGCCTGATTGCCGCGGTGCTCGACCATTACGACCTGCCGAGCGTGCACGCGCGGGCGGCGATGTCGACGATCCTCGACGGCGACGCGACCCCGGCCCAGCTCATCGCGTTCGTCGTCGCACTGCGCGCCAAGGGCGAGACGCCGGAGGAGATCTCGGGGATGCTCGACGCGGTTCTGGCCGCGGCCACGCTCGTGCCCCTCGCCGACGACCTGCGTGACCGGGCGGTCGACATCGTCGGCACCGGGGGCGACCGCAGTCACTCGGTGAACGTGTCGACGATGTCGGCGATCGTCGTCGCCGCCGCCGGGGTGCCGGTGTGCAAGCACGGCGCGCGTGCGGCATCTTCGAAGTGCGGCGCCGCCGACGTGCTCGAAGCCCTGGGCGTGGCGATCGAGCTCGCGCCCGACGGTGTGCTGCGCTGCATCGAGGAGGCCGGCATCGGGTTCTGTCTGGCGCCGCGCTACCACCCCGCGTTCCGCTTCGCGGCGGGCGCGCGCAAAGAGGTCGGCATCGCCACGGTGTTCAACCTGCTCGGGCCGATGGCCAACCCCGGTCGTGTGCGGCGCCATCTGATCGGTGTCGCCGACCCGGGCATGGCCGAGCGGATGCTCGCCTCGCTGCGCATCCACGGGGCGGTGCGGGCCTGGGTGGTGCACGGCGACGGGCTCGACGAGCTCTCCACCACCGGCCCCAGCACGGTGCTCGCCCTCGACGACGACCACGTCACGACGTTCACGGTCGACCCTGTCGGTCTCGGCCTGGCGCCGGCGATCCCCGAGGAGCTCGAGGGCGGCCTGCCATCGGAGAACGCCGAGTTCGTCCGCCGGGTGATGGCCGGTGACCACGGCGCGCACCGCAACATCGTGTTGCTGAACGCCGGCGCGGCGCTCGTGGTGGGCGCCGCGGTCGACTCGATCGAAGCCGGGATCGAGCTCGCCGCCCAGACGATCGATTCCGGCAAGGCGGCCGACACCCTCGACCGCTTGGTCGAGGTGTCTCAGGCCGCCGCGGCCGCCGAGGCAGCCGCGACCACGACCGCCTGA
- a CDS encoding rubrerythrin, which yields MADLTKSQTHDNLKEAFAGESQANRRYLWFAQKADVEGYPDAAALFRSVAEGETGHAHGHLEYLATVGDPATGEPIGDTDDNFKSAIAGETYEFTQMYPGFAKTARDEGFGEIADWFETLAKAEKSHAGRFQQGLDAL from the coding sequence ATGGCTGATCTGACCAAGTCCCAGACCCACGACAACTTGAAGGAAGCGTTCGCCGGCGAGAGCCAGGCCAACCGCCGTTACCTGTGGTTCGCCCAGAAGGCCGACGTCGAGGGCTACCCCGACGCTGCGGCCCTGTTCCGCTCCGTCGCCGAGGGTGAGACGGGCCATGCCCACGGCCACCTCGAGTACCTGGCCACGGTCGGCGACCCGGCCACCGGCGAGCCGATCGGCGACACCGACGACAACTTCAAGTCCGCCATCGCCGGCGAGACCTACGAGTTCACGCAGATGTACCCGGGATTCGCGAAGACCGCCCGCGACGAGGGCTTCGGCGAGATCGCCGACTGGTTCGAGACGCTCGCGAAGGCCGAGAAGAGCCACGCCGGGCGCTTCCAGCAGGGCCTCGACGCGCTCTGA
- a CDS encoding 4Fe-4S dicluster domain-containing protein, which yields MTITYDPHHPKYLDEKDVRDELTRVYDLCHGCRLCFKFCTSFPTLFEFIDRHDDQDAGKLTPAQQDQVIDECFQCKLCYVNCPYIPGQHEWALDFPRLMLRADAMRHERKLASARDRLTTELMGRTDMLGKVATTASPMMNKVLGAAPGSLLRKLVEKTAGVSSVRLLPPFARQRFTTWFKRRPKLRIGKRQGRVAVFPTCLVEYQAPQIGHDLVKVYERNGIECSLTDTTHCCGAPFLHSGDIDQFKKIANKNVAALATTVRKGTDIVVPQPTCGYVLKKDYVDYVDEAHRAEAELVAAHTFDAAEYLVDLHKSEGASLDLEFEGDVPETITYHTPCHLRAQNIGLRSRDLMKLTGAKVKLVQQCSGIDGMWGLRAENTEISVPIARKLGDDILRAGGDVVTGDCHLANTAINEQTGREPLHPLQLLARAYGIPEEPR from the coding sequence ATGACCATCACGTACGACCCGCACCACCCGAAGTACCTCGACGAGAAGGACGTCCGCGACGAGCTGACCCGCGTCTACGACCTCTGCCACGGTTGCCGGTTGTGCTTCAAGTTCTGCACCTCGTTCCCGACGCTGTTCGAGTTCATCGACCGCCACGACGACCAGGACGCCGGCAAGCTCACCCCGGCGCAGCAGGACCAGGTGATCGATGAGTGCTTCCAGTGCAAGCTCTGCTACGTCAACTGCCCCTACATCCCCGGCCAGCACGAGTGGGCGCTCGACTTCCCGCGACTGATGCTGCGGGCCGACGCGATGCGCCACGAGCGCAAGCTCGCATCGGCCCGCGACCGCCTGACCACCGAGCTGATGGGTCGCACCGACATGCTCGGCAAGGTGGCGACCACCGCGAGCCCGATGATGAACAAGGTGCTCGGTGCCGCACCGGGGTCGCTGCTGCGCAAGCTGGTCGAAAAGACCGCCGGCGTGTCGAGCGTGCGCCTGCTGCCGCCGTTCGCGAGGCAGCGCTTCACCACCTGGTTCAAGCGGCGTCCCAAGCTGCGCATCGGCAAGCGCCAGGGCCGGGTGGCGGTGTTCCCCACCTGTCTCGTCGAGTATCAGGCACCTCAGATCGGCCACGATCTGGTGAAGGTGTACGAGCGCAACGGCATCGAGTGCTCGCTGACCGACACCACCCACTGCTGCGGCGCTCCGTTCCTGCACAGCGGTGACATCGACCAGTTCAAGAAGATCGCCAACAAGAACGTGGCGGCGCTCGCCACCACCGTGCGCAAGGGCACCGACATCGTCGTGCCCCAGCCGACCTGCGGCTACGTGTTGAAGAAGGACTACGTCGACTACGTCGACGAGGCCCACCGCGCCGAGGCCGAGCTAGTCGCCGCCCACACGTTCGACGCCGCCGAATACCTGGTCGACCTGCACAAGAGCGAGGGCGCCAGCCTCGACCTCGAGTTCGAGGGCGACGTGCCCGAGACGATCACGTACCACACCCCGTGCCACCTGCGCGCCCAGAACATCGGCTTGCGCAGCCGCGACCTGATGAAGCTGACCGGCGCGAAGGTGAAGCTGGTGCAGCAGTGCAGCGGCATCGACGGCATGTGGGGCCTGCGCGCCGAGAACACCGAGATCTCCGTGCCGATCGCCCGCAAGCTCGGCGACGACATCCTTCGCGCCGGCGGCGACGTCGTCACCGGCGACTGCCATCTGGCGAACACCGCGATCAACGAGCAGACCGGGCGGGAGCCGCTGCACCCGTTGCAGCTCCTCGCCCGTGCGTACGGCATCCCCGAGGAGCCTCGATGA
- a CDS encoding glycerol-3-phosphate dehydrogenase/oxidase — MPAQPPFERTTMLRRLATEEFDVVVVGGGITGTGVALDAVTRGLRTALVERDDFASGTSSKSSKLVHGGLRYLQQGEVRLVYEALRERQRLKRNAPHLVRLLPFMIPILVKDGLISKKIARALGSALWMYDLTGGARIGRVHRRLRRASALAHMPTMDSERLSGAYLYYDTAADDARLCLTVARTAAAHGAVVANGARVTGIGHDASGKVSTVQVDAGTSTLTIRTRVVVNATGVWADEVRALDEGSDPARLRPAKGVHVTVPWEKVRNTIAVIIPVPKDKRSLFLVPWGQRADGTFQHTYVGTTDTDYDGPLDDPQCTKEDLDYVLAALGASVTTGITADDVTGTWAGLRPLVDAAPTDRTADLSRRHSVQVSASGVVTVTGGKLTTYREMAEDAVDAAALLLGSDGRCRTKRLRLLGGDRRKRAGASPGSLADHLDGRHGSLAAALTHLVDADPSLGAPLVEGLPYLRAEAVYAARHEMARSVDDVLSRRTRARLLDRRASVEAAPEVARLLAAEHGWDEAETSRQADEYRELCAREAQAGLGFEPNRPDGSPLPTTPLAGPR, encoded by the coding sequence GTGCCAGCGCAGCCCCCGTTCGAACGCACGACGATGCTGCGCCGTCTCGCGACCGAGGAGTTCGACGTCGTCGTCGTCGGCGGTGGGATCACCGGCACCGGCGTCGCGCTCGACGCCGTCACCCGCGGGTTGCGCACCGCACTCGTCGAGCGTGACGACTTCGCGTCGGGCACGTCGTCGAAGAGCTCCAAGCTGGTGCACGGCGGGCTGCGGTACCTGCAGCAGGGCGAGGTACGCCTCGTCTACGAGGCACTGCGCGAACGCCAACGGCTGAAGCGCAACGCGCCGCACCTCGTGCGCCTGCTGCCGTTCATGATCCCGATCCTCGTGAAGGACGGCCTGATCTCGAAGAAGATCGCCCGCGCGCTCGGTTCGGCGTTGTGGATGTACGACCTCACCGGTGGCGCCCGCATCGGGCGCGTCCACCGGCGCCTGCGGCGGGCGAGCGCCCTCGCCCACATGCCGACGATGGACTCCGAGCGGCTCTCCGGCGCGTACCTCTACTACGACACGGCCGCCGACGACGCTCGCCTGTGCCTCACCGTCGCACGCACCGCTGCTGCGCACGGAGCGGTTGTGGCCAACGGTGCCAGGGTCACCGGGATCGGCCACGACGCGAGCGGCAAGGTGTCGACGGTGCAGGTCGATGCCGGCACTTCGACGCTGACCATCCGCACGCGGGTCGTGGTCAACGCCACCGGCGTGTGGGCCGACGAGGTGCGCGCGCTCGATGAGGGCTCCGACCCGGCAAGGTTGCGACCGGCCAAGGGCGTGCACGTCACCGTCCCGTGGGAGAAGGTGCGCAACACGATCGCGGTCATCATCCCGGTGCCGAAGGACAAGCGCAGCCTCTTCCTGGTGCCCTGGGGCCAGCGGGCGGACGGCACGTTCCAGCACACCTACGTGGGCACCACCGACACCGACTACGACGGCCCACTCGACGACCCGCAGTGCACGAAGGAGGACCTCGACTACGTGCTCGCCGCGCTCGGCGCGAGCGTCACCACCGGCATCACCGCCGACGACGTCACCGGGACCTGGGCCGGTCTGCGCCCGCTCGTCGACGCGGCTCCTACCGACCGCACCGCCGACCTCTCCCGGCGACACTCGGTGCAGGTGAGTGCCTCCGGAGTGGTCACCGTCACCGGCGGCAAGCTGACGACCTACCGCGAGATGGCCGAAGACGCCGTCGACGCAGCGGCGCTGCTGCTCGGCAGCGACGGGCGTTGTCGCACCAAGCGGCTGCGCCTGCTCGGCGGCGACCGGCGCAAACGCGCGGGTGCGTCGCCGGGCTCGCTCGCAGACCACCTCGACGGTCGCCACGGCAGCCTCGCCGCCGCGCTCACGCATCTCGTCGACGCCGACCCGTCGCTCGGCGCGCCGCTCGTCGAGGGCCTGCCCTACTTGCGCGCCGAGGCGGTCTACGCCGCCCGCCACGAGATGGCCCGCTCCGTCGACGACGTGCTCAGCCGGCGCACGAGGGCCAGGCTGCTCGATCGCCGGGCGTCCGTCGAGGCCGCGCCGGAGGTGGCGCGCCTGCTCGCCGCCGAACATGGCTGGGACGAGGCCGAGACCAGCCGGCAAGCCGACGAATACCGGGAGCTCTGCGCCCGCGAGGCGCAAGCGGGCCTCGGATTTGAACCGAACAGGCCCGATGGCTCCCCTCTCCCGACGACACCCTTGGCCGGCCCCAGATGA
- a CDS encoding fibronectin type III domain-containing protein, protein MAHFCASCGSGITEGAAFCPNCGALTQPGAGAQSSSLPPPPPGGAVAPPPPGPPTAVGFPAAGGDEPPGEKKKNVPLLVILGIGAVLLLVAGVLAFSGGGDKDQADGSTTTAVTSAGEVFLEPATQPGPDPFTASVDTNTADAPARVVPARAGVTTTVPRTTTSGATTTVTPTTGVPTATTLPLDSAVGVRTIEATRPGLYGGTRDNASCNAAQMISYLQSEPEKAAAWAGVQGIDPARIPEYIAGLTPVVLRLDTRVTMYGFRNGVATARQVVLEAGSAVFVDEYGIPRAKCSCGNPLAPPIAQPEGITWRGDPWPGFDPTTIVVVNNTTNITINDFTLVDLNGAGFLKRRPGTTDGRVDDGPVLIDYICDLYPEACIPPDLIPPDVIVPTTRPGEPELGTGDVQVTLRWGSTADLDLAVVDPAGSRIDFTTPTSPSGGELDVDSNAACSSATTSPVENVFWPPGQSPEGEYTVIVSYWAECGDATGPQSYELSVLMNGVSIEPTAAGVSYRTDPGGATAVEAAFTVRAPAAGVDGRGERLTQVAGTLGAPSEENSYTFAKEVGQEINPVPGTPENLNVDPLAAGSLEVSWTPGGVETNAPETGYEITVDPMGVRFVVPFDTLSFTIPGLEPGVAYTVSVVAFNEAGGSPPATAIVETMGEEPSVPQTAPPPASPDGSAVETLEQYCDRLFPDDFMNWTLCMHDPAGDPIPA, encoded by the coding sequence ATGGCTCACTTCTGTGCCAGCTGCGGTTCGGGGATCACCGAGGGCGCGGCGTTCTGCCCGAACTGCGGTGCACTCACGCAACCGGGTGCCGGCGCCCAGTCGTCGTCGCTGCCCCCGCCCCCGCCGGGGGGCGCCGTTGCGCCACCGCCGCCCGGACCGCCGACGGCCGTCGGCTTCCCGGCCGCGGGAGGCGACGAGCCGCCTGGCGAGAAGAAGAAGAACGTCCCGCTGCTCGTCATCCTCGGCATCGGTGCCGTCTTGCTGCTCGTCGCCGGCGTGCTGGCGTTCAGCGGCGGCGGAGACAAGGACCAAGCCGACGGGTCGACGACCACTGCCGTCACGAGCGCCGGAGAGGTGTTCCTCGAGCCGGCGACGCAGCCGGGACCCGACCCGTTCACGGCGAGCGTCGACACCAACACCGCTGACGCGCCGGCGCGAGTCGTGCCCGCCAGGGCCGGTGTCACCACGACCGTGCCGCGAACGACCACCTCCGGCGCGACCACGACGGTCACACCGACAACCGGTGTGCCGACGGCGACCACCTTGCCCCTCGACAGCGCCGTCGGGGTGCGCACCATCGAAGCCACCCGACCCGGCCTGTACGGCGGCACGCGGGACAACGCCTCGTGCAACGCGGCGCAGATGATCTCCTATCTGCAGAGCGAGCCGGAGAAGGCCGCCGCGTGGGCCGGTGTGCAAGGCATCGACCCCGCAAGGATCCCCGAGTACATCGCCGGCCTGACGCCTGTGGTGCTGCGCCTCGACACACGCGTGACGATGTACGGCTTCCGCAACGGCGTCGCCACCGCGCGCCAGGTGGTGCTCGAGGCCGGTTCGGCGGTGTTCGTCGACGAGTACGGCATCCCCCGCGCGAAGTGCAGCTGCGGCAACCCGCTGGCCCCGCCGATCGCTCAGCCTGAAGGCATCACCTGGCGCGGCGACCCGTGGCCGGGGTTCGACCCGACGACGATCGTCGTCGTCAACAACACGACGAACATCACCATCAACGACTTCACCCTCGTCGACCTGAACGGGGCCGGGTTCTTGAAGCGCCGCCCCGGCACCACCGACGGCAGGGTCGACGACGGCCCGGTCCTCATCGACTACATCTGCGACCTCTACCCCGAGGCCTGCATCCCGCCCGACCTGATCCCGCCCGACGTCATCGTGCCTACGACCCGGCCAGGAGAGCCCGAGCTCGGCACCGGCGACGTGCAGGTGACGCTGCGCTGGGGAAGCACCGCCGACCTCGACCTCGCCGTCGTCGACCCCGCCGGGTCCAGGATCGACTTCACCACCCCGACGTCGCCTTCGGGCGGAGAGCTCGACGTCGACTCCAACGCCGCATGCTCGTCCGCCACGACCTCACCGGTGGAGAACGTGTTCTGGCCGCCAGGGCAGAGCCCGGAGGGTGAGTACACGGTCATCGTCAGCTACTGGGCCGAGTGTGGCGACGCCACCGGCCCGCAGTCGTACGAGCTGTCGGTGTTGATGAACGGCGTCTCGATCGAGCCGACGGCTGCCGGCGTGTCGTACAGGACCGATCCCGGCGGTGCCACGGCCGTCGAAGCGGCGTTCACGGTGCGTGCGCCGGCCGCCGGCGTCGACGGGAGAGGAGAGCGTCTCACCCAGGTAGCGGGCACGCTCGGTGCCCCCAGCGAGGAGAACTCGTACACGTTCGCGAAGGAGGTCGGCCAGGAGATCAACCCGGTGCCGGGAACTCCCGAGAACCTGAACGTCGACCCGCTCGCCGCCGGGTCGCTCGAGGTGTCGTGGACGCCGGGCGGGGTCGAGACGAACGCTCCGGAGACGGGCTACGAGATCACCGTCGATCCGATGGGCGTGCGCTTCGTCGTGCCGTTCGACACGCTCAGCTTCACCATCCCGGGGCTCGAGCCGGGCGTTGCGTACACCGTTTCGGTCGTCGCGTTCAACGAGGCCGGTGGGAGCCCTCCGGCCACCGCGATCGTCGAGACCATGGGCGAGGAGCCCTCCGTCCCCCAGACGGCTCCGCCACCGGCGAGCCCGGACGGCTCGGCCGTCGAGACGCTGGAGCAGTACTGCGACCGGCTGTTCCCGGACGACTTCATGAACTGGACGCTCTGCATGCACGACCCCGCTGGGGATCCGATCCCCGCGTGA
- a CDS encoding transcriptional repressor: MKLPAELTTEFRANGLKLTPQRQLLFRLLHGNETHPTADSLYAAASAEMPGISLRTVYQTLTDLVAMGELRLLDLGAGASRFDPNVDEHQHLVCDTCSAVRDVYVTGAEQLDLADLAGFEVESTAIVFRGQCASCAGAARDIQSVPAVPAGSSSPSSPSSPSSNTDPQPSQTTRGK; this comes from the coding sequence ATGAAGCTGCCTGCCGAGCTCACCACCGAGTTCCGCGCGAACGGGCTGAAGCTGACACCTCAGCGCCAGCTGCTGTTCAGGCTGCTGCACGGCAACGAGACGCATCCGACGGCGGACTCGCTGTACGCGGCGGCGAGCGCCGAGATGCCCGGCATCTCGTTGCGCACCGTGTACCAGACGCTCACCGACCTCGTCGCGATGGGTGAGCTGCGCCTGCTCGACCTCGGCGCCGGCGCCAGCCGGTTCGATCCGAACGTCGACGAACACCAGCACCTCGTATGCGACACCTGCTCGGCAGTGCGCGACGTCTACGTCACCGGAGCCGAACAGCTCGACCTCGCCGACCTCGCGGGGTTCGAGGTGGAGTCCACCGCGATCGTGTTCCGCGGCCAGTGCGCGTCCTGTGCCGGCGCCGCTCGCGACATCCAGTCCGTCCCGGCCGTCCCCGCCGGCTCATCGAGCCCATCCAGCCCATCCAGCCCATCCAGCAACACCGATCCCCAACCGAGCCAAACCACAAGAGGAAAGTGA
- a CDS encoding WhiB family transcriptional regulator: MVDKIVWRQLGACRGLDPGIFYPETDDEADQAKSVCADCGVRIACLEHALSSREKVGVWGGATERERRRIVRQRRRSA, from the coding sequence CTGGTGGACAAAATCGTGTGGCGGCAGCTGGGGGCTTGCCGGGGTCTCGACCCGGGCATCTTCTACCCGGAGACCGACGACGAGGCCGATCAGGCGAAATCGGTGTGTGCCGATTGCGGGGTGCGCATCGCGTGCCTCGAGCACGCGCTGTCGAGTCGCGAGAAGGTGGGCGTGTGGGGCGGTGCCACGGAGCGTGAACGGCGCCGGATAGTGCGCCAGCGCCGCCGGTCGGCCTGA